In one window of Haliaeetus albicilla chromosome W, bHalAlb1.1, whole genome shotgun sequence DNA:
- the ONECUT2 gene encoding one cut domain family member 2, with amino-acid sequence MRSGRSARRCLGREPAACAMNPEMAMEPLGSLHGAAGHEPELMGSPSPHHGGRGAGPLRVPPPPPPPPPPPPPPPPPPPPHQELAPAAARPAMVSSMASLLDGAAEYRPELSIPLHHAMSMPCESSPPGMGMSSTYTTLTPLQPLPPISTVSDKFHHPHAHPHAHHHHHHHQRLSGNVGGSFALMRDERGLPAVNNLYGPYKEMPGMGQSLSPLGNGLGPLHNAQQGLHGYGPPGHEKMLSPNFDAHAAMLARGDQHLSRGLGTPPAMMPHLNGMHHPAHPGHPPPHGPALPAGRERPPSSSSGSQVSSSGQLEEINTKEVAQRITAELKRYSIPQAIFAQRVLCRSQGTLSDLLRNPKPWSKLKSGRETFRRMWKWLQEPEFQRMSALRLAACKRKEQEPNKERNNSQKKSRLVFTDLQRRTLFAIFKENKRPSKEMQITISQQLGLELTTVSNFFMNARRRSLEKWQDDLSSGGSSSAPSTCTKA; translated from the exons ATGAGGAGCGGCCGCAGCGCCCGTCGATGCCTCGGCAGGGAGCCGGCTGCCTGCGCCATGAACCCCGAGATGGCGATGGAGCCGCTGGGCAGCCTGCACGGGGCGGCCGGCCATGAGCCGGAGCTGatgggcagccccagcccccaccACGGCGGCCGCGGCGCCGGGCCGCTCCGGGTgcccccgccgcctccgccgccgccgccgcccccgccgccgccgccgccgccgccgccgccgcaccAGGAGctggcccccgccgccgcccggccggccATGGTGTCCAGCATGGCCTCGCTGCTGGACGGCGCCGCCGAGTACCGCCCCGAGCTCTCCATCCCGCTGCACCACGCCATGAGCATGCCCTGCGAGTCCTCGCCGCCCGGCATGGGCATGAGCAGCACCTACACCACCCTGACGCCACTCCAGCCCCTGCCGCCCATCTCCACCGTCTCCGACAAGTTCCACCACCCGCACGCCCACCCGCAcgcccaccaccaccaccaccaccaccagcgcCTCTCGGGCAACGTCGGCGGCAGCTTCGCCCTCATGCGGGACGAGCGCGGGCTGCCCGCCGTCAACAACCTCTACGGGCCCTACAAGGAGATGCCCGGCATGGGGCAGAGCCTCTCGCCGCTGGGCAACGGGCTGGGCCCCCTCCACAACGCCCAGCAGGGCCTCCACGGCTACGGGCCGCCCGGCCACGAGAAGATGCTCAGCCCCAACTTCGACGCCCACGCGGCCATGCTGGCGCGGGGGGACCAGCACCTCTCCCGGGGGCTGGGGACGCCCCCCGCCATGATGCCCCACCTGAACGGCATGCACCACCCCGCGCACCCGGGCCACCCGCCGCCCCACGGGCCCGCGCTGCCCGCCGGCCGGGAGCggccgccctcctcctcctccggctcGCAGGTGAGCAGCTCggggcagctggaggagatCAACACCAAAGAAGTGGCACAAAGGATCACGGCGGAGCTGAAGCGCTACAGCATCCCGCAGGCCATCTTCGCCCAGCGGGTGCTGTGCCGCTCTCAGGGGACCCTCTCGGACTTGCTGCGGAACCCTAAGCCTTGGAGTAAACTCAAGTCCGGCCGGGAGACCTTCCGGAGGATGTGGAAGTGGCTGCAGGAGCCCGAGTTCCAGAGGATGTCGGCCCTGCGGCTGGCAG cctgcaAACGCAAAGAGCAAGAGCCGAACAAAGAGCGGAACAACTCCCAGAAGAAATCTCGCCTGGTTTTCACGGACCTCCAGCGCAGAACGCTTTTCGCCATCTTCAAGGAGAACAAGCGCCCTTCCAAAGAAATGCAGATCACCatctcccagcagctgggcctggAGCTCACCACCGTCAGCAACTTCTTCATGAACGCCCGGCGGCGCAGCCTGGAGAAGTGGCAGGACGACCTGAGCTCCGGGGGCTCCTCCTCGGCCCCCAGCACCTGTACCAAAGCGTGA